The Pararhizobium sp. IMCC21322 sequence CGACCCAACTGACTGCTGAATTTATTATAGGCAATAACAGCTGGAATGGCTGCCAGCAGGCCAAGCGCGGTTGCCAGCAAAGCCTCGGCAATGCCGGGAGCAACAACAGCGAGATTGGTTGTCTGGGCAGCCGCAATAGCCTGGAAACTGGTCATGATGCCCCATACTGTTCCAAACAGGCCGATAAAAGGACCTGCCGAGCCAACAGTCGCCAATATCAAAAGGCGCCGTTCCCAGCGTTCGACCTGCTGAGAAATGGCCACATCCATGACTTTATCAAGGCGCATCTGCAGCCCGCCCACAGACCGTGCGCCACCTTCATAAGTTCGTTTCCACTCACGCATCGCAGTGACAAACAGGGCGGCGGACCCGGTGTTGTTGCGCTGCGACAAACTGCGATACAGCTCTTCCAGCGACTGGCCGGACCAGAACACCTGTTCAAAGCGGTCCATCTGCGCTTTGGCGCGTCGATAAAGAATGGATTTGTCAATCACAATGGCCCAGCACCACACAGATGCCAGCACCAATCCAATCATGACAGTTTTCACAATCAGATGCGCTTGCAGAAACAGGGACCAGAGCGAAATATTTGCTCCCCCATTCAGCGCTGCCTGGCCGAGATCTTCCATAATTATGTATTCCTTCAATGCGTGCTCAAGAAGCCGTTTCAGCCATGCAGACAGATGCAGTTTCTGCATCGGATATGCATAGCCAGCGTGTGTCTTCAAAAACTATGTCAATATAAGGGCGTCAACACCGCCAGAACCCTTGAATTATCCAATTGGAACGCGGCAGAATCCCGCATCCGTTCCAAAGCGATTAAGACTTTATCATGGTTAATTTATCGTAAGTACGCTCAGTTAAACTGAAATGCACCCGATCAGCTGGATTTGGAAATATCTCGGAAGAGGGTCTGCATATCAGCGGGCAGACGCTGTGGCTTGCCATCCTTGATGAGAGCAACGGTGACTGTTGCAATTACAAGAGGTATGCTCTGGCGCTGAACCACCTGCTCAAAAACCAGCCGAACACCGGAGCTTTGGATAAGTTTCGTTCTGACACTCAACAGATCATCAATCCCGGCGCCAGCCAAAAACCGGATATCCATATGTGCTACGCCAAAAGCCATGCCCTTGTCGGAAAGAACCGCATGGCTGAGTTTCAGGCAGCGCAGGAAATCGCTGCGACCCCGTTCCATGAATTTCAGATAGGCCGCGTGATACACCACGCCTGAAAAGTCTGTGTCCTCAAAATAAATCCGCACCGGGCGCTCATGCACTCCGTCTGAAAGCCTGCCATCAATTGGATAATGACCTTCAGCCACGCGCTCTACGAATCCTCTTCAAACAGGCTGGCCTGTTGTTCTCTGAAACTCTTTGGCGCAGCCATGCCCATATGATTGAAGGCCCTGGGTGTCAGCATACGCCCGCGCGGCGTGCGCTGAATATACCCCTGTTGAATAAGATAGGGCTCAATGATCTCCTCAATGGCATCACGCGGCTCTGACAGGGAAGCGGCAATAGTCTCGATACCTACAGGGCCACCGCCAAAGTTCTGCGCGATCGTCCCGATGTAGCGC is a genomic window containing:
- the tolQ gene encoding protein TolQ produces the protein MEDLGQAALNGGANISLWSLFLQAHLIVKTVMIGLVLASVWCWAIVIDKSILYRRAKAQMDRFEQVFWSGQSLEELYRSLSQRNNTGSAALFVTAMREWKRTYEGGARSVGGLQMRLDKVMDVAISQQVERWERRLLILATVGSAGPFIGLFGTVWGIMTSFQAIAAAQTTNLAVVAPGIAEALLATALGLLAAIPAVIAYNKFSSQLGRLTTRLEGFADEFSAILSRQMDERA
- a CDS encoding YbgC/FadM family acyl-CoA thioesterase — protein: MAEGHYPIDGRLSDGVHERPVRIYFEDTDFSGVVYHAAYLKFMERGRSDFLRCLKLSHAVLSDKGMAFGVAHMDIRFLAGAGIDDLLSVRTKLIQSSGVRLVFEQVVQRQSIPLVIATVTVALIKDGKPQRLPADMQTLFRDISKSS